Proteins from a genomic interval of Prevotella sp. E13-27:
- a CDS encoding helix-turn-helix transcriptional regulator has protein sequence MIKPNAFAKDADQVGYFEPSEESELFAKRLVSAISKGGDHISLTLTGKGAIAFARELSERLLAEKSQKAESNVDNQEELIPKSEVMKMLSVSSTTLWLWNNNKYLPQINIGRKVFYRAEDIQKLRKGNTNEDSGSSI, from the coding sequence ATGATTAAACCAAATGCTTTTGCAAAGGATGCCGACCAGGTTGGCTACTTTGAACCAAGTGAAGAAAGTGAGTTGTTTGCAAAGCGACTCGTGTCTGCAATCTCTAAGGGCGGTGACCACATCTCCCTCACCCTAACAGGGAAAGGTGCCATTGCCTTTGCCCGTGAACTCTCTGAGCGACTTCTGGCTGAAAAATCTCAAAAAGCTGAGAGTAATGTTGACAACCAAGAAGAACTGATTCCAAAAAGCGAGGTCATGAAGATGCTGTCGGTAAGTTCTACGACTCTCTGGCTTTGGAACAACAACAAATACCTCCCGCAGATCAATATCGGCCGAAAGGTATTCTATCGCGCAGAGGATATTCAGAAGCTACGCAAAGGAAATACCAATGAAGATTCCGGTAGTAGTATATAA
- a CDS encoding DUF6043 family protein produces the protein MDNKYTFKDFLADLKQWQSENLVEYYRFLGLLGQEELRIMNVFFALVKQMSFRVPRLVVEDDVRIPHEMADIIKRSHTIERMINAMGYTDPEPFLMALFYWIYFDHSYEWIYSKIKNPIPGYKLGILKLPLNYIANKYVVKKSLEAGVRTKEDWNRFWNLKTEMKTLPYNEVFELLPNEVLLLEDGKTDDIEKLPEPITFPTKVYKPLSEIINVPNRESKEKLLNNIHELLKKKSTGNDLVLLLIVLKDIIIAPATSPVISNRLQMTEYREALALEFPDLAFVKARNIQYYFHTLYHRDAKGKLVIENSWFTQELKFFRDELLK, from the coding sequence ATGGATAACAAATATACATTTAAAGATTTTCTGGCAGACCTAAAGCAATGGCAGTCAGAGAATTTAGTGGAGTATTATAGATTCCTTGGTCTTTTAGGCCAAGAAGAGTTGCGTATCATGAACGTATTCTTTGCGCTAGTCAAGCAGATGTCGTTCCGAGTCCCCCGTCTGGTTGTAGAAGATGACGTTAGAATTCCACATGAGATGGCAGACATCATCAAACGTTCCCACACCATAGAAAGAATGATCAATGCTATGGGTTACACAGACCCAGAGCCTTTCTTGATGGCTCTGTTCTATTGGATCTACTTTGACCATAGTTATGAATGGATCTATTCAAAGATTAAGAACCCAATTCCTGGCTATAAACTTGGCATTCTCAAACTTCCATTGAATTATATCGCCAACAAATATGTTGTGAAAAAGAGCTTGGAGGCTGGCGTACGCACAAAAGAAGATTGGAATAGGTTTTGGAATCTCAAAACAGAAATGAAGACACTTCCCTACAATGAAGTGTTCGAACTTCTACCCAATGAGGTATTGCTGTTAGAGGACGGAAAAACAGATGATATTGAGAAGCTACCAGAACCTATCACTTTTCCCACAAAGGTATATAAGCCGCTGTCTGAGATTATCAATGTGCCCAACAGGGAAAGCAAGGAAAAGCTCTTGAATAACATCCATGAACTGCTGAAGAAAAAGTCAACAGGCAATGACCTTGTCCTACTACTCATCGTATTAAAGGATATCATTATTGCGCCAGCTACCTCTCCCGTCATAAGTAATAGACTGCAAATGACAGAGTATAGAGAAGCGCTGGCCTTGGAGTTCCCGGATTTGGCTTTTGTAAAGGCAAGAAATATCCAGTATTATTTCCATACGCTATATCACAGAGATGCTAAAGGCAAACTGGTTATTGAGAACTCCTGGTTTACTCAGGAACTAAAGTTTTTTAGGGACGAGTTGCTTAAATAG
- a CDS encoding ATP-binding protein, with protein MTIEEIRAGKEGQTFDLKSIQIDPKALAIPIVAMANADGGMLAIGISDKTRKIEGVNQHTAKLNELLRVPFDFCNPTIPVTCRYMECTNDEGNSDRILLMDIPASQFLHTNQADEAYIRVGDKSRKLTFEERMQLMYDKGERSYEDTAVYGATIDDINMDAVAEYAKLVGYSRSPLEYLRENNGFVKTNKKGEEDVSVACILLFGKNPQNFFPRSRTRFIRYEGVDEKVGAEMNVIKDVIFEGTILNQVKKTIEFIETQVREHTFLGQHAQFVTKRDYPEFVIQEMTVNACCHRAYNIKGTEIQIKMFDDRLVFESPGKLPGQVKPNNIRHTHFSRNPKIAAFLKAYHYVKEFGEGFDRICREQEANGANAPSFRTDEFILKITVPKVTENVNVNVAKVNGNGQKVDEKVNEKVNGNDVKVNANRQGLIEKLIEKAISNHDKLTENRITILELMIDNPYISVVELAKAVGISVNSIMRNIDYMRGKYLRRVGPDKGGFWEIIE; from the coding sequence ATGACAATAGAAGAAATAAGGGCAGGGAAAGAAGGTCAGACGTTTGACCTGAAAAGCATACAGATAGATCCAAAGGCATTGGCTATCCCTATCGTGGCGATGGCTAATGCCGATGGTGGTATGTTGGCAATTGGCATATCAGACAAGACAAGAAAGATAGAGGGTGTTAACCAACATACTGCTAAGTTGAACGAGCTGCTCCGTGTGCCATTTGATTTCTGCAATCCTACTATTCCTGTAACTTGTCGCTATATGGAATGCACTAACGATGAAGGCAATTCTGATCGTATTCTGCTGATGGATATTCCTGCCAGCCAGTTCCTTCACACAAATCAGGCTGATGAAGCCTATATCCGTGTGGGTGACAAGAGCCGCAAACTGACATTCGAAGAGCGGATGCAACTGATGTACGACAAAGGCGAACGCTCCTACGAAGATACGGCTGTATATGGCGCAACCATTGACGATATCAATATGGATGCCGTTGCTGAATATGCCAAATTGGTAGGTTACAGTAGGTCACCACTTGAATACTTACGAGAGAATAACGGTTTTGTCAAGACTAACAAGAAAGGCGAAGAGGATGTCAGCGTAGCCTGCATTCTGCTTTTCGGAAAGAACCCTCAGAACTTCTTCCCTCGCAGTCGTACCCGTTTCATCCGCTATGAAGGTGTTGACGAGAAAGTTGGCGCAGAGATGAATGTCATCAAGGACGTCATCTTTGAGGGAACCATACTGAATCAAGTTAAGAAGACGATTGAGTTTATCGAGACTCAGGTTCGCGAGCATACATTCCTGGGACAGCATGCTCAATTTGTGACAAAGCGTGACTATCCAGAGTTCGTCATTCAAGAGATGACGGTCAACGCTTGCTGCCACAGAGCCTACAACATTAAGGGTACAGAGATTCAAATCAAAATGTTCGATGACCGGTTAGTATTTGAATCCCCAGGCAAACTCCCCGGACAGGTGAAGCCAAACAACATCAGGCATACCCACTTTTCTCGTAATCCTAAGATTGCTGCATTCCTCAAAGCATATCATTATGTTAAGGAGTTTGGCGAGGGTTTTGATCGTATCTGCCGTGAACAGGAGGCCAATGGTGCAAATGCTCCATCCTTCAGAACAGACGAGTTCATCTTGAAAATTACCGTGCCAAAGGTCACAGAAAACGTGAATGTAAATGTTGCCAAGGTGAATGGAAATGGGCAAAAGGTGGATGAAAAGGTGAATGAAAAGGTGAATGGAAACGATGTAAAGGTAAATGCAAATCGTCAAGGGTTGATAGAAAAGTTGATAGAAAAAGCTATCAGCAATCATGATAAGTTGACAGAAAACCGCATTACCATACTTGAACTAATGATAGACAATCCATATATATCTGTAGTAGAACTTGCAAAAGCTGTTGGAATTAGCGTTAATTCCATTATGCGTAATATAGATTATATGCGCGGCAAATACCTTCGTCGAGTTGGTCCGGATAAAGGCGGTTTTTGGGAGATTATTGAATAG